The genomic DNA GCTGACAAAAACGAGAAGCCAAAAAGCGTAACGATCGTTTGTTTGGAGTTGCTCAACGGTTTGATCTAAATCGACCTGATAACCCGGTGCGGCACAGAACGATCGAAAGGAGGGGCACAGTTTGGTGGGGAAGGAATCTCAGGTACGCGATCACTCAATGGCAGAGATTTCTCGGATACAAAGCTCGATGGGCCGTCAATTTAGGCAGCTTCAATTCAACGTCGAGCCTAATCTCGAGTTCACATAGAATCTCTAGTCACTTCGGCAATTGGCCGCCGAAAACACGAATCGCGGCCTCAGCGTCCTTACAATCGCACACGCTCCGATTGCGGGTCGCCGGATCGATACAGGTCGCGACCAACGCCGACTCATTCATGCTGGCCAAGCCTCGATACTTTTGGGTGTGATATTTCGCATTCTTTTCATCCAGTGCGGCTTTGATTTTTTGGTAGTGATCTTCGCTGTAGGCATGCAAAACCTCGGAACGATCAAGGGAAGCGATCTCGTAGACCGGTGGTCGGACGACACCGATTCGACCTGCCTGCAGTGCTGGCCGCATCCAACGGTAGAAGAACATCAACGCCAACGCACCACAGTGAATCCCGTCGGCGTCAGGGTCAAACAACAGGGTTACACGCTCGTAACGTAGCGATGCCAAGTTGAACGTTTCCCCCCACCCCGCACCGAGCGCGTCGATCAAAGCTAAGTACAACTCGTTCTTCGCCACGGCGCTGCGACTTGCCTTCCAAGCGTTCAGTGGCTTGCCCTGCATTGGCAAGACCGCTTGGGTCCGAGGACTGCGGGCGCGGACCGCCGCCTTGGACGCGGAATCACCTTCGACGATGAAGATTTCGGCTTCCGTTCCGACACCGTGCTGGTAGCAATCGTGAAGTTTGATTGGCAGTCTAGGAAACATCGAAAAGGTCTCTGCCCGCTGAACAAACGTGGTTTACGGTGCCACACCGCTGCGATCGACTTTCCCGATTGCTATGGTTCACTTGGAAAACCTCATCATCCTGCCGTAAAGTCCAAAACGCCATGCGAAATTCAACGACCATCGTTTCTGTCTTTCTAACCGCTTTCTTTTTGGCGAACGCGGGCTCGTCCGAGAGCGTCGGCGTCCCAGGCAACATCGCCTGTGCAGAGGATATGCCTTCTAGCGCAGATTGGAACCAGTGGCGTGGTCCCCAGCGTGATGGTCATTCACTTTCCCCATCATGGCCAGCGTCGCTGAGTGAGGGATTCTCTTTGGTTTGGGAGAAACCGCTTGGACCGAGCTATAGCGGTCCAGTGACTTCAAACAACTTGGTCTACACCACAGAAACGGTGGACAAGAAGTCCGAACGAGTGACAGCCTTCGATATAGAAAGCGGCGAAGTTGCCTGGACCGTTTCCTGGGAAGGAGCGATGGCCGTACCTTTCTTCGCCGCCGCCAACGGCGATTGGATCCGCGCGACACCTGCTTGCAACGGAGACGCACTGGTTGTGTTGGGGATGCGTGACGTACTGGTATGCCTGGACGCGAAGACGGGCAACGAACGGTGGCGGGTCGATTTCCCCAAGGTGATCGGATCAAGTTTGCCAGCTTTCGGTGCAGTTTGCTCTCCGTTAATCGACGGCGAAAACGTTTACGTTCAAACGGGTGGTCCCACGGTCAAAGTCTCACTCACCGACGGTAGCGTACGCTGGCAATCGCTAGCCGGTGGAGACAGCATGATGAGCAGCGGTGCGTTTTCAAGTCCGATCATCGGTGAAGTGGCAGGCCAAAGACAATTGCTCGTTCAAACGCGAAGCGAGTTGTGTGGTGTTGATTTGCAGACGGGCGAATCACTATGGCGACAACCTGTCGAAGCGTTCCGAGGCATGAACATTCTGACCCCCACGTTGATCGGAAACAAAATCTTCACAGCGGCACACAGTGGTCGATCGCAGCTCTTCGAAGTCACACATGACGACGAGGATGGATGGCGTGTTGATGAACTTTGGAATCAAAAAACCCAGGGCTACATGTCGTCACCCGTTGTGATCAAAGATCAGATTTATCTGCATGCCAAAAACCAACGCTTCACATCATTCGATATCGCGTCAGGACACATCCGCTGGACGAGCAAACCGTTTGGGAAATATTGCAGCATGATCGTCAACGACGATCAAATTCTCGCACTTGATAGCAGCGGGGCGTTGAATTTGATTGCTCATGATGAGAAATCACTCCGCATCCTGGATTCGGCTGACGTTGCCGAGGACGCTTGGGCTCATCTAGCAATCGCTGGCGACCGATTATTCGTCCGAGACTTGGCTGCGTTGAAAGTTTTTCGTTTCAAAAAGTCACTAGGCGAATAATGTTCAGGATCAGATTTTACGCATTGATACACACTGAAACCAATATCGAGCTGTCGCCAAGCGAATATAACAACGCCAAACCGAGGCAAGTTCCGCGTTGTTAATAGTTATTGAAGATGTCAAACGAGTTGAACCCGTCATTCTCGCCAACGCCCCAACGTCGTCGACACGACATGGATGCACTGCGTGGGGTGGCGATGTTGCTAGGAATTGTGCTGCACGGGGCAATTTCGTTCATTCCCGGCGCTGGCGGATGGGCGGTCAAAGATCCGGTGTCAAGCGAGGGATTTGCGTGGTTGTTGGCCGGGATTCATGGCTTTCGCATGCCGCTGTTCTTTTTGATTAGCGGCTACTTCACCATGATGCTCTACCGTCGTCGCGGGATGGCGTCCTTGCTGCGGCAACGGACGAAACGCATTTTGGTGCCAATGCTAATCGGCCTGATCACGATCATTCCCGCTAACTGGATAGTATCGGCATACGTCGGCGAACAAATTCAGGCGACACAGGAAACTCAGCCGACCGAGTCGCCAACCGACATTTTTGCATCGGCAGCAAGTGGTGATGTCGAACAAGTTCGCAAGCTGATTGATGAAGGAGCCGACATCGACCAACGATCCGCCGACGGTGCAACGGCATTGTTGATTGCATCATTTTTCGGACGCGTTGAAGTTGTCGAACTTCTACTCGCTCGCGGTGCCGACCCGAACATTGCTAATCATAATGGTGACCTTCCCAACACGGTCCTGGCTGCCCCCTGGGGAATCACGCAATGGCTCGCAGATCTGTCCAAGGTGCAAGTTCAACGAGATGAAGTTGAAGCTGGTCGCAGGAGGATTGCCGGACTGCTTCCCAAGGTTCCCGACGGACAGGTTGCGACAAAAGCAGGCGAACTTCGGGGGTTGCTCTTTGACTTTCCTCTCTTCGGTCACCTTTGGTTTCTTTGGTTTCTCACATGGCTTGTCGCTGGCTTTGCGATTGTGATGACAGTCGCCAGATGGCTGCGTTTCAAGGCGTTACCGGATTGGATGACGGGCCGCTTTTGTTATTTGTGGCTAATTCCCGCAACGATGGCAGCACAAAGTTTCATGAGGAATTTTGGCACTGGATTTGGACCTGATACATCGTTGGGATTGCTGCCAATACCATCCGTGTTGATTTACTACGCTTTGTTTTTTGGTTTCGGAGCAATCTGTTTTGATCGCGAGAAACGCTCTGAACATGGGCAACTGCAAATTGGCAATTTGTGGTGGGTCACGATTCCAGCCTGCCTGTTGCTCGTATTCCCCGTTGGATTGATTCTGACGCATATGGAAAACGCCGAAATGCGTTGGGGTGGTCTTCTTGCTCAGTCTTGCTTCGCTTGGATGATGACGTTTGGCATGATGGGGCTATTCCGCAAACACCTTTCGCATCCTAGCGCCACGATGCGATACTTGTCGGATTCATCTTATTGGCTTTACCTGGCACATATTCCATTGATTATCTATGTCCAGTATTGGGTGTATCACTATCAGCTACCAGCGGCGATCAAGTTTGCCATCGTATGTTCGGTAACGACTGTGATTTTGCTGCTGAGCTATCACTGGTTCATTCGTTACACGCCGATTGGAACGTTGTTGAATGGCAAACGTTCACGGACACCCGAGTCGGACCGTGTCCTTGAAGCGGTACTGCTCGAACGCTAAGACTTGCGTGACGGCATCAGAAGGATCCCGACATAGGGCACCATGGTCTGATGGTCATTTGAAATCGCTGGTCTAGCTAGTTAAAAGGAATACGACTTGTTCCAATGCGTTGTCTCGCTGCGAAGCGATATCCCGTTACTTAGCGGTACCCCGGTACTTAGCGGCATTTCGGTGCTTAGCGATGTCTTCCACCGCTAACCCTGATGCCGCGGATTCCGCGTCGTCGAATCATCGCGAAGGCGAGAATGATTTTCGTAAGCATTGCGTCGGATTGTGCCCATTGGACGCAAAGGTTGAACCATGGATGGTGGAAGCGATTAGCAGTGGCACGTTGGCAGAAATGATCCAACGTCACGGTTCGCCGCTGCATTTGATCCATCCCGATTTGATGCGCCAGAACATGGCGTCGTTGGTTCAGTGCGGTCGTGAACGCTTGTTGGACTTTCGAGTGTTTTACGCAATGAAAGCCAACAAATGCTCGGCATTCTTGAAGACGGCCATTGACCAAGGGCTAGGCGTCGACGTGGCCAGCTTGCAAGAACTCGAGCGGGCATTGGAAGCGGGAGCCAAGGCGAACGATATCGTTTGCACGGCGGCGGTGAAGGGTGTGAACTTGCTTCGCCGATGCAGCCAACAACAAATCTTGACAGTGATCGATAACGACGACGAAATCATTTCGTTGCAGTCGTTTACAACACCGCCCCCAATCGCTATCCGAATAAGCGGCTTCCATTGCGATGGACAACCGTTGAAATCGCGATTCGGTTTTGATGTCAGCGAAATCGAAACCTTACTGATGACCTTGGACTATCACCGATTGAAC from Rubripirellula amarantea includes the following:
- a CDS encoding toprim domain-containing protein — protein: MFPRLPIKLHDCYQHGVGTEAEIFIVEGDSASKAAVRARSPRTQAVLPMQGKPLNAWKASRSAVAKNELYLALIDALGAGWGETFNLASLRYERVTLLFDPDADGIHCGALALMFFYRWMRPALQAGRIGVVRPPVYEIASLDRSEVLHAYSEDHYQKIKAALDEKNAKYHTQKYRGLASMNESALVATCIDPATRNRSVCDCKDAEAAIRVFGGQLPK
- a CDS encoding acyltransferase family protein, whose translation is MSNELNPSFSPTPQRRRHDMDALRGVAMLLGIVLHGAISFIPGAGGWAVKDPVSSEGFAWLLAGIHGFRMPLFFLISGYFTMMLYRRRGMASLLRQRTKRILVPMLIGLITIIPANWIVSAYVGEQIQATQETQPTESPTDIFASAASGDVEQVRKLIDEGADIDQRSADGATALLIASFFGRVEVVELLLARGADPNIANHNGDLPNTVLAAPWGITQWLADLSKVQVQRDEVEAGRRRIAGLLPKVPDGQVATKAGELRGLLFDFPLFGHLWFLWFLTWLVAGFAIVMTVARWLRFKALPDWMTGRFCYLWLIPATMAAQSFMRNFGTGFGPDTSLGLLPIPSVLIYYALFFGFGAICFDREKRSEHGQLQIGNLWWVTIPACLLLVFPVGLILTHMENAEMRWGGLLAQSCFAWMMTFGMMGLFRKHLSHPSATMRYLSDSSYWLYLAHIPLIIYVQYWVYHYQLPAAIKFAIVCSVTTVILLLSYHWFIRYTPIGTLLNGKRSRTPESDRVLEAVLLER
- a CDS encoding PQQ-binding-like beta-propeller repeat protein, giving the protein MRNSTTIVSVFLTAFFLANAGSSESVGVPGNIACAEDMPSSADWNQWRGPQRDGHSLSPSWPASLSEGFSLVWEKPLGPSYSGPVTSNNLVYTTETVDKKSERVTAFDIESGEVAWTVSWEGAMAVPFFAAANGDWIRATPACNGDALVVLGMRDVLVCLDAKTGNERWRVDFPKVIGSSLPAFGAVCSPLIDGENVYVQTGGPTVKVSLTDGSVRWQSLAGGDSMMSSGAFSSPIIGEVAGQRQLLVQTRSELCGVDLQTGESLWRQPVEAFRGMNILTPTLIGNKIFTAAHSGRSQLFEVTHDDEDGWRVDELWNQKTQGYMSSPVVIKDQIYLHAKNQRFTSFDIASGHIRWTSKPFGKYCSMIVNDDQILALDSSGALNLIAHDEKSLRILDSADVAEDAWAHLAIAGDRLFVRDLAALKVFRFKKSLGE